The Ahaetulla prasina isolate Xishuangbanna chromosome 3, ASM2864084v1, whole genome shotgun sequence genome window below encodes:
- the GPR88 gene encoding probable G-protein coupled receptor 88, with protein sequence MANTSSFSSSWSSRPLQMFLCREDSLGTKLPLSLLYLLFSICGTLSNFMVIYMVFTSRKLRITSNAFIVNGCFADLSVCGFWMPQEAMQGLLPSGSPTAHSESYSLFQTSLVALGLFVSLLSHLLVALNRYLLITKPHIIYQAVYQRRHTTWMISLTWIFALLVALVPPGLETWQPIQQESKNATSNNSSNYASLGVALAILSQTVLLLHCYVRIVKHVQGSVKRVSVLDFHLLQQLPFLHTAGQAPRRSQRHLSNISVLLLCLTFLLATQPLVWVSLLGFFFQPAPRGLQLSSWLLLCSLSAFNPLLYTWKNEEFRRCLRLILHGRESTTVAVAAAEASTTLPTVSPPT encoded by the coding sequence ATGGCCAacacttcttccttctcttcttcctggaGTTCCAGACCTCTACAAATGTTCCTTTGTCGTGAAGACTCCCTAGGAACTAAGCTGCCTTTGTCTCTGCTCTATTTGTTGTTTTCTATCTGTGGAACTTTATCCAACTTCATGGTTATTTATATGGTCTTCACTTCCAGAAAGCTACGTATCACCAGCAATGCTTTCATTGTGAATGGTTGTTTCGCTGACCTGAGTGTGTGTGGTTTTTGGATGCCACAAGAAGCAATGCAGGGATTGCTGCCTTCTGGTTCCCCTACAGCTCATTCAGAAAGTTACAGCTTATTCCAGACTAGTCTTGTTGCTCTTGGACTGTTTGTTTCATTACTTTCCCACCTCTTGGTGGCCCTCAACCGGTATCTGCTCATCACAAAACCACACATCATATACCAGGCTGTTTATCAGAGGAGGCATACTACTTGGATGATATCTTTGACCTGGATATTTGCTCTTCTCGTTGCCTTGGTCCCACCAGGGCTGGAAACCTGGCAACCGATCCAGCAAGAGTCTAAAAATGCcaccagtaacaacagctctaaCTATGCAAGTCTAGGAGTAGCCCTTGCTATTCTCAGCCAGACAGTCCTCCTGCTCCATTGCTACGTGAGGATTGTGAAGCACGTTCAAGGCAGTGTCAAACGGGTCAGTGTCCTTGACTTCCATCTGCTGCAACAGCTGCCCTTTCTCCATACTGCTGGCCAAGCTCCCCGTCGGTCCCAGCGCCATTTGAGCAACATCTCTGTGTTGCTCCTGTGCCTGACATTCCTCCTGGCAACCCAACCATTGGTGTGGGTAAGCCTCCTGGGTTTTTTCTTTCAGCCTGCCCCCCGGGGGCTACAGTTATCCAGCTGGCTCCTTCTCTGTTCTCTCTCTGCCTTCAACCCACTGCTCTATACTTGGAAGAATGAAGAATTTCGGCGTTGCCTACGCCTAATACTACATGGAAGAGAAAGTACAACTGTAGCAGTAGCCGCAGCAGAAGCCTCTACAACTCTTCCAACAGTTTCTCCTCCAACCTGA